In Mycobacterium sp. SMC-8, a single window of DNA contains:
- a CDS encoding EsaB/YukD family protein, producing MTSTDVAVTDNYPVGTVAAERVRLAEQVRVAVLFEGRQHDLTLPASSPVAAVADSLVRVLLTREGNEDGMRSPDDGSA from the coding sequence ATGACATCAACTGACGTTGCGGTGACCGACAATTATCCAGTCGGGACGGTTGCTGCCGAACGAGTGCGGCTGGCCGAACAGGTACGGGTGGCGGTGCTTTTTGAAGGCCGCCAGCACGATCTCACGTTGCCTGCAAGCTCGCCAGTGGCCGCTGTCGCTGATTCGCTGGTGCGCGTCCTACTGACCCGTGAGGGTAACGAAGACGGAATGCGCAGCCCCGATGACGGAAGCGCATGA